From Apium graveolens cultivar Ventura chromosome 9, ASM990537v1, whole genome shotgun sequence, the proteins below share one genomic window:
- the LOC141682525 gene encoding protein trichome birefringence-like 37, with translation MGLSKQRSAYSYNSVVSLYLTSIFLSVACFSLASVAGKHVYKSRKQGSSSSSSCNMYDGSWVYDESYPMYDSSSCPYIRGEFNCKKYGRPNLGYLKYRWHPSNCDLPRFDGKKFLEQMKGKKIMFVGDSLSADHCESLLCLLHASLPNSNAIQSVDDPVTTVVFQDYNVTVSVFHSLFLVDVANEKIGRVLNLDSLKNGDIWKNKDVLIFNTWHWWYRRGASQPWDYIEDDKEIMKDMDRMVAFRKALTTWANWIDSDVNTQTTKVFFQGISPSHYNGTEWNEPGVTNCAKETEPISGSSYPGSLPEAAIVLKQVLSKMSKPVHLLDITTLSQLRKDGHPSSYNKYKGMDCTHWCIAGVTDTWNQLLYASLILDSNL, from the exons ATGGGGTTGAGCAAACAGAGATCTGCTTATTCatataatagtgttgtctctcTATATCTTACTAGTATTTTTCTATCTGTTGCATGTTTTTCCCTAGCAAGTGTTGCTGGTAAACATGTTTACAAAAGTAGAAAACAGGGAAGCAGCAGCAGCAGTAGCTGCAACATGTATGATGGCAGCTGGGTTTACGACGAATCGTATCCTATGTACGATTCGTCGTCGTGCCCTTATATTCGAGGAGAATTCAATTGCAAGAAATATGGTCGTCCGAATCTCGGGTACCTGAAATATAGATGGCATCCTAGCAACTGTGATTTGCCAAG ATTTGATGGCAAGAAATTCTTAGAGCAGATGAAGGGTAAAAAAATTATGTTTGTTGGGGATTCGTTAAGCGCAGATCACTGCGAGTCACTACTGTGCCTTCTTCATGCCTCGCTGCCAAATTCAAATGCAATACAGTCCGTGGATGATCCAGTTACTACTGTTGTATTTCAG GACTATAATGTTACGGTGTCAGTATTTCATTCTTTATTCTTGGTTGACGTTGCAAATGAAAAGATAGGTCGTGTTTTGAATCTTGATTCTCTGAAAAATGGAGATATTTGGAAGAACAAGGATGTTTTGATTTTTAATACTTGGCATTGGTGGTACCGCAGAGGAGCAAGTCAGCC CTGGGATTATATAGAAGATGACAAGGAAATTATGAAAGACATGGATCGTATGGTTGCTTTCCGTAAAGCTTTAACAACATGGGCCAACTGGATTGATTCAGATGTCAACACACAGACAACCAAAGTTTTCTTTCAAGGAATCTCCCCCTCCCATTACAA TGGCACCGAGTGGAACGAGCCAGGAGTGACAAACTGTGCGAAAGAAACAGAACCAATCAGCGGATCATCATACCCTGGTAGTTTACCAGAAGCAGCCATTGTTTTGAAACAAGTGTTGAGTAAAATGTCAAAGCCAGTGCATTTACTTGATATAACAACTCTTTCCCAGTTGAGAAAAGATGGACATCCCAGCAGTTACAATAAGTATAAAGGCATGGATTGTACTCATTGGTGTATTGCAGGAGTTACAGATACTTGGAATCAACTCCTTTATGCTTCCCTAATTTTGGATTCAAATTTATAG